GTCGCGGCGCCGCTGGGCGGGGCCGCGGCCGTGGCCTGGGCCATGGCGGCCGCCCATCTGGCCTACGCGGCCTGGCTGGCGGCGCTGGCCCTGGCTCCCCGGCGGGATCTATCCTAGCGTCCCCGCCCCGCTGCGGGTATATTCACCCCTTCGCGCGCCGCCTCGGGCGTCGCCCCCCATCCGACTTGAAAAGGAGAGAGGCCTATGCAGCGCACCACCACGGCGGTCATCGCAATCATCCTGATCCTGGCGACCATGCTCGCCGGCTGCAAGGACGGCGACGCCGCCGGCAAGAATTCCTCGGAAGCGAAGGACGTGGTCCAGGTGCCGGGACTGAACATCAAGGATCTGACCGTCGGCGACGGCCGCGCGGCCGCCAAGGGCGATTTCGTGACCGTCCACTACACCGGCTGGGTGTACACGGGTGGCCAGAAGGCCGCCGAGCCCTTCGACAGCTCCGTGACCCGCGGCGTGCCCGCGACCTTCCCGATCGGCACCGGCCGCCTGATCAAGGGCTGGGACGAGGGCATCCCCGGCATGAAGGTCGGCGGCAAGCGCGAACTGATCCTCGAGCCGGCCATGGGCTACGGCGATCGCGACACGCCGAAGATCCCGGCCAACTCCACGCTGATCTTCGAGGTCGAGCTGGTCGCCATCCCCGAGGTGCAGATGGCCGACACCGCGACCGGCAGCGGCCCCGCCGCCGAGTCCGGCGACGTCGTGCAGGTGCACTACACCGGCTGGCTGATGAAGGACGGCGTCAAGGGCGAGAAGTTCGACAGCTCGCTCGACCGCGGTTCACCGTTCGAGTTCCAGCTGGACGCCGGCCGCGTGATCCCGGGCTGGGACATCGGCGTCAAGGGCATGAAGGTCGGCGGCAAGCGCACGCTGACCATCCCGCCCGAGCTGGGCTACGGCGACCGCGACCTGGGCGTGATCCCGCCCAACTCGACGCTGACCTTCGACGTCGAGCTGCTGGGGGTCCAGGGCAAGGTCGAGGCGCCGGCCGAGTAAGCCAACGCAAAGAACCACAATTCGTTGCAACAGCAGGGCGTCCCGCGGTCGGGGCGCCCTGCTGGCATTGTGTCAGGCCGATCGTCGCGATTCCCCGCCGCGGCGACCGATGCCGGCGTCTCTCCACGGCGATTGTGATATAGTCGATTCAATAGCTCTCGCCATGTGCCGCGCAAGGGGGGACGACATGAAGGCTCGACGATTGATCCTGGCCTGCGCCTTGACGGCGCTGGGACTGGCGGCGTCGCCCGCCCAGTCCTTCACCTGGCCCCTGAACGGGGTCAACCTGGCTTGGCCCGCGAGTTCGCCCTACGACGTGCACCTGGTTCCCGACGGGGAGCAGGGAGCGATCTTCGCCTGGTGGGACTACAGGGACGGCGCCAACCACGTCATCGTCCAGCGCACGACCGGTCACGGTCGCGTCCTTTGGGGGGATTCCGGGATCATCGTCGCCCCCGGCGCGACGAGCCAGGCGCTACCGCGGATCGTGAGCGACGGCGCGGGAGGGGCCGTCGTCGTCTGGGTGGACTACCGCAACGGCAACCTGGACGTCTTCGCGCAGCGCTTCG
This window of the bacterium genome carries:
- a CDS encoding FKBP-type peptidyl-prolyl cis-trans isomerase, with translation MQRTTTAVIAIILILATMLAGCKDGDAAGKNSSEAKDVVQVPGLNIKDLTVGDGRAAAKGDFVTVHYTGWVYTGGQKAAEPFDSSVTRGVPATFPIGTGRLIKGWDEGIPGMKVGGKRELILEPAMGYGDRDTPKIPANSTLIFEVELVAIPEVQMADTATGSGPAAESGDVVQVHYTGWLMKDGVKGEKFDSSLDRGSPFEFQLDAGRVIPGWDIGVKGMKVGGKRTLTIPPELGYGDRDLGVIPPNSTLTFDVELLGVQGKVEAPAE